A single Quadrisphaera setariae DNA region contains:
- a CDS encoding PPOX class F420-dependent oxidoreductase, with amino-acid sequence MARTIATTTRVDLGGLLDFARTRHDGVLTTFRRDGSLQSSPVTCGVAGTGEQARFVVSTYPDRAKAVNLRRDPRASLVVLSPGFGNDWVQVDGTAQVVDGEDAVEPLVEYFRCISGEHPDWDEYRQAMRDQGKSLISITPTRWGPVATGGFPARLA; translated from the coding sequence ATGGCACGAACCATCGCGACCACCACCCGCGTCGACCTGGGCGGGCTGCTCGACTTCGCGCGCACCCGCCACGACGGCGTCCTGACCACGTTCCGCCGCGACGGGTCCCTGCAGTCCTCTCCGGTCACCTGCGGCGTCGCCGGCACCGGGGAGCAGGCCCGCTTCGTGGTGTCCACCTACCCCGACCGCGCGAAGGCGGTGAACCTGCGCCGCGACCCGCGCGCCTCCCTGGTGGTGCTCTCCCCCGGGTTCGGCAACGACTGGGTCCAGGTGGACGGCACCGCGCAGGTCGTCGACGGCGAGGACGCCGTGGAGCCGCTGGTGGAGTACTTCCGCTGCATCTCCGGGGAGCACCCCGACTGGGACGAGTACCGCCAGGCCATGCGCGACCAGGGCAAGTCGCTGATCAGCATCACCCCCACCCGCTGGGGCCCGGTCGCCACCGGCGGGTTCCCCGCCCGGCTGGCCTGA
- a CDS encoding glutamate--cysteine ligase, which yields MGQEVDAAALGRERRRAHRERLALCLGALEGMLTEHARGRARFEDDAPRVGVELELVLVDPASSAPLRANDAVLQRIAAASGPGASGGPGGSGGSDGKLWGPEISAHTLEVNLPPGALEGRGLAALERGLRSRLDAAHARAGEVGGRLLMTGLLPTLLPEHTRGDWMTPSARYRALQEAVLEARGEDLALDVEAAPGTPGGQRLSLLLDTLAAEGACTSTQVHLKVAPEQFAASWNAAQLLMGPQLALGANSPFAFGARCWEESRVPVFTQAVDTRPPELAAAGAPPRVFSGSDWLDAGRGALAAWDLFAENVRDFPPLLPQTWTEDPAAELAAGRAPRLPELCLQGGTVWRWNRPVYDVAPSGGAADRPERAHLRIENRVLPAAPTVLDAVADAAVWLGAVHALRTSGPDPALLLPHSAVVAGLHAGAREGLRARLPWPGLGMAEARRLLLDQVLPLAADGLAAAGVAAAEVDRYLQVAQERATTGRTGAQWQARALAALEERGADRRTALAGVVERYADHQDGGEPVHTWPDLA from the coding sequence GTGGGGCAGGAGGTCGACGCCGCGGCGCTGGGACGCGAGCGGCGCCGCGCGCACCGGGAGCGCCTCGCGCTGTGCCTGGGTGCGCTGGAGGGGATGCTCACCGAGCACGCCCGCGGCCGCGCCCGCTTCGAGGACGACGCGCCGCGGGTGGGTGTCGAGCTGGAGCTGGTGCTCGTCGACCCCGCCAGCAGCGCCCCGCTGCGCGCCAACGACGCCGTGCTGCAGCGCATCGCCGCCGCCTCCGGACCCGGAGCCTCAGGGGGCCCAGGAGGGTCGGGGGGCTCCGACGGGAAGCTGTGGGGGCCGGAGATCAGCGCCCACACCCTGGAGGTCAACCTGCCGCCCGGAGCGCTGGAGGGCCGCGGCCTGGCGGCGCTGGAGCGGGGGCTGCGCAGCCGCCTCGACGCCGCCCACGCCCGCGCCGGGGAGGTCGGTGGCCGCCTGCTCATGACGGGCCTGCTGCCCACCCTGCTGCCCGAGCACACCCGTGGGGACTGGATGACCCCCTCGGCGCGGTACCGGGCGCTGCAGGAGGCGGTGCTGGAGGCCCGAGGAGAGGACCTCGCCCTCGACGTCGAGGCGGCGCCGGGCACCCCCGGCGGGCAGCGGCTCTCGCTGCTGCTGGACACCCTGGCCGCCGAGGGGGCCTGCACCAGCACCCAGGTGCACCTCAAGGTGGCCCCCGAGCAGTTCGCGGCCAGCTGGAACGCCGCCCAGCTGCTCATGGGGCCGCAGCTCGCGCTCGGGGCGAACAGCCCGTTCGCGTTCGGCGCGCGGTGCTGGGAGGAGTCGCGGGTGCCGGTGTTCACCCAGGCCGTCGACACCCGTCCCCCCGAGCTGGCCGCCGCCGGCGCGCCCCCGAGGGTGTTCAGCGGCAGCGACTGGCTCGACGCCGGCCGCGGGGCGCTCGCGGCGTGGGACCTGTTCGCCGAGAACGTCCGCGACTTCCCGCCGCTGCTGCCCCAGACCTGGACCGAGGACCCGGCCGCCGAGCTGGCCGCCGGTCGTGCGCCGCGCCTGCCCGAGCTGTGCCTGCAGGGAGGGACGGTGTGGCGCTGGAACCGTCCCGTGTACGACGTCGCCCCGAGCGGCGGCGCAGCCGACCGCCCCGAGCGGGCGCACCTGCGCATCGAGAACCGCGTCCTGCCCGCCGCCCCCACGGTGCTGGACGCCGTCGCCGACGCCGCGGTCTGGCTGGGGGCCGTGCACGCCCTGCGCACCAGCGGACCCGACCCCGCGCTCCTGCTGCCGCACAGCGCGGTGGTCGCCGGCCTGCACGCCGGCGCCCGCGAGGGCCTGCGGGCCCGGCTGCCGTGGCCCGGGCTCGGGATGGCCGAGGCCCGCCGGCTCCTGCTGGACCAGGTGCTGCCCCTGGCGGCGGACGGCCTGGCCGCCGCCGGGGTCGCCGCCGCCGAGGTCGACAGGTACCTGCAGGTCGCGCAGGAGCGCGCCACCACCGGACGCACCGGAGCCCAGTGGCAGGCCCGCGCACTGGCGGCCCTGGAGGAGCGCGGCGCCGACCGGCGCACCGCGCTCGCGGGGGTGGTGGAGCGCTACGCGGACCACCAGGACGGCGGGGAGCCCGTGCACACCTGGCCCGACCTGGCGTGA